In one Nitrospirota bacterium genomic region, the following are encoded:
- the secA gene encoding preprotein translocase subunit SecA, which translates to MVSILKKIFGTKNDREIKRIWPMVDHINSLEPDFSALSDTQLRDKTEEFKRRIEEGETLDDILYEAFALVRETSRRLLHMRHFDVQIIGAIVLHEGKIAEMKTGEGKTLVATMPVYLNALDGRGVHVVTVNDYLAKRDAQWMSPLYHHLGLSVGVIQHDASFLYDPESRSDDKQHDRFRPCSRKEAYGADITYGTNNEFGFDYLRDNMKYEIADYCQRELNYAIVDEVDSILIDEARTPLIISGPSEESTDKYYKIDRIIPKLQNEVDFTIDEKAKTVILTEEGSIKAEQLLGVDNLFDPVNIELVHHVLQGLKAHHLFKRDVDYVINDGQIIIVDEFTGRLMPGRRWSDGLHQAIEAKEGVKIESENQTLATITFQNYFRMYNKLAGMTGTADTEAEEFAKIYNLDVLVIPTNKPMVRMDYPDMIYKTETAKFNAVLDEIEDCYKKGQPVLVGTISIEKSELLSKILKKKGIPHTVLNAKHHDKEAQIISQAGSPGAVTIATNMAGRGTDIVLGGNLDAIMEDILKKKKDPSEEDREEALKRAEVICRENRDKVVQAGGLHILGTERHESRRIDNQLRGRSGRQGDSGSSRFYLSLQDDLMRIFASDRISGLMGRLGMDESIPIENRIVSKAIENAQRRVEAHNFDIRKHLIEYDDVMNKQRIEIYAFRREILESESLKEKIDELIEEIVDSLLDMYCPEDRHAEYWDIKELNNSIYGIFGLKSEKASEISGIEALRETIIGELKEYYENKEKEIGSDLMRYLEKIITLQVVDNQWKDHLLAMDYLKEGIGLRGYGQKDPLVEYKREAFDMFSDMTERIRTEVLTRLYRVQVRSEEDASRVSQQHQLSLVYNRGNGGEAQRPVRKSKKVGRNEPCPCGSGRKYKKCCGVNA; encoded by the coding sequence ATGGTTTCTATTCTTAAAAAAATATTCGGGACAAAGAATGACAGGGAGATTAAGAGGATCTGGCCCATGGTTGATCATATCAACAGCCTGGAGCCTGATTTCTCTGCGCTCTCAGATACGCAGCTGAGGGACAAGACGGAAGAGTTTAAGCGGAGGATTGAGGAGGGGGAGACACTTGATGACATCCTCTATGAGGCATTTGCACTCGTGAGGGAGACATCAAGGAGGCTTCTCCATATGAGGCATTTTGATGTTCAGATTATCGGTGCCATAGTCCTTCACGAGGGAAAGATCGCTGAGATGAAGACTGGTGAAGGCAAGACCCTTGTTGCAACCATGCCCGTCTATCTGAACGCCCTTGATGGAAGAGGCGTCCATGTGGTGACCGTCAATGATTATCTTGCAAAGAGGGATGCCCAGTGGATGAGCCCTTTATATCATCACCTCGGCCTCTCTGTTGGTGTTATACAGCATGATGCCTCTTTTCTTTATGACCCCGAGTCCCGCTCCGACGACAAACAGCATGACAGGTTCAGGCCATGCTCCCGCAAGGAGGCCTACGGCGCTGACATAACTTATGGAACAAACAATGAGTTCGGCTTTGATTACCTCAGGGATAATATGAAGTATGAGATTGCGGACTACTGCCAGAGGGAGCTGAACTATGCAATAGTTGACGAAGTGGACAGCATCCTGATTGACGAGGCAAGGACACCGCTTATCATTTCAGGTCCGTCAGAGGAATCGACTGACAAATATTATAAAATTGACCGGATAATACCAAAGCTTCAGAACGAGGTTGACTTCACAATAGATGAAAAGGCAAAAACAGTCATACTCACGGAAGAAGGCAGCATAAAGGCTGAGCAGCTCCTTGGTGTGGACAATCTTTTTGACCCCGTCAATATAGAACTTGTTCACCATGTGTTACAGGGCCTTAAGGCCCACCATCTCTTTAAGCGTGATGTGGATTATGTTATTAACGATGGGCAGATTATCATAGTGGATGAATTCACAGGCAGGCTGATGCCCGGAAGACGCTGGTCGGACGGACTTCATCAGGCAATCGAGGCCAAAGAGGGGGTGAAGATCGAGAGCGAAAATCAGACCCTTGCAACCATAACCTTCCAGAACTATTTCCGTATGTATAACAAACTTGCAGGTATGACCGGTACTGCCGATACAGAGGCCGAGGAGTTTGCAAAGATCTATAATCTTGACGTACTGGTGATACCCACAAACAAGCCAATGGTACGTATGGATTATCCCGACATGATATACAAGACGGAAACTGCCAAGTTTAATGCAGTGCTTGATGAGATAGAGGACTGTTACAAAAAGGGCCAGCCCGTACTTGTGGGCACGATATCAATTGAGAAATCCGAACTGCTCAGCAAGATACTCAAGAAGAAGGGTATTCCACACACTGTTCTTAATGCAAAGCATCACGACAAAGAGGCCCAGATAATATCCCAGGCAGGCAGTCCCGGTGCCGTTACCATTGCAACCAATATGGCAGGCAGGGGAACGGATATAGTGCTTGGAGGAAACCTGGATGCCATTATGGAGGATATTTTAAAGAAGAAAAAAGACCCGTCGGAAGAGGACAGGGAAGAGGCATTAAAGCGTGCCGAGGTTATCTGCCGGGAGAACCGTGACAAGGTTGTGCAGGCCGGAGGATTGCATATTCTGGGCACAGAGAGACATGAGTCAAGGAGGATCGACAACCAGCTCAGGGGACGTTCAGGCCGTCAGGGAGACTCGGGTTCTTCAAGGTTCTACCTCTCTCTTCAGGACGACCTTATGCGCATATTCGCCTCAGACAGGATATCAGGGTTGATGGGCCGGCTCGGGATGGATGAGAGCATACCGATAGAGAACAGGATCGTCTCCAAGGCGATTGAGAACGCACAGAGACGTGTGGAGGCCCATAACTTTGACATAAGAAAGCATCTCATTGAATATGATGATGTGATGAATAAACAGAGGATAGAGATCTATGCCTTCAGAAGGGAGATACTGGAGTCGGAATCTCTCAAAGAGAAGATAGATGAGTTAATCGAGGAAATAGTTGATTCCCTTCTGGACATGTATTGCCCCGAAGACCGTCACGCCGAATACTGGGATATTAAGGAACTGAACAATTCCATTTACGGCATCTTTGGTCTCAAGTCCGAAAAGGCCTCCGAAATATCGGGCATTGAGGCACTTCGAGAGACGATTATTGGAGAACTGAAGGAATACTACGAAAACAAGGAGAAGGAGATTGGCAGTGATCTGATGCGGTATCTGGAGAAGATCATAACGCTCCAGGTGGTGGATAATCAGTGGAAGGACCATCTCCTGGCCATGGACTATCTCAAGGAGGGCATCGGCCTGCGGGGCTATGGACAGAAAGACCCCCTTGTTGAATATAAACGTGAAGCATTCGACATGTTTTCAGACATGACTGAACGTATAAGGACCGAGGTCCTGACAAGGCTTTACAGGGTACAGGTGAGATCAGAGGAAGACGCATCAAGGGTCTCGCAACAGCACCAGTTAAGTCTTGTGTACAATCGTGGCAACGGTGGTGAGGCACAGCGGCCTGTAAGGAAGTCGAAGAAGGTCGGCCGTAACGAACCATGTCCCTGCGGCAGTGGAAGGAAATATAAAAAATGCTGTGGAGTAAATGCCTAA
- a CDS encoding ADP-ribosylation factor-like protein, with the protein MALFNYATKEITLKIVYYGPGLSGKTTNLQHLHSVLSPERRGKLLSLATEADRTLFFDFMPVELGKIKDFSIRFQLYTVPGQVRYNATRKLVLKGADGVVLVADSQRMMREQNSESLANMKENLLANNLNPEEIPIIFQYNKRDLDDIMSVDEMNRELNPNGFPYFEAVAVDGQGVRETFDTATKLILKYISRKHRIDVKLTEKVEKPLPKPPVAEPVVDPLLEPIVEPVVEPLLEPAIEQPAYNPTPRPAPAEPRGPDITLFLKDITSTLSDLREQIERVEKSVDNSRDAHKEKVRYDLAVQKFDKAMSDIRGKQEKLMSMLQEIKASIDNAKTKKRWFFFG; encoded by the coding sequence ATGGCACTTTTTAATTACGCTACAAAAGAGATTACTCTAAAGATAGTTTATTATGGGCCGGGGCTTAGTGGCAAGACCACAAACCTCCAGCACCTTCATTCCGTACTGAGTCCCGAGAGAAGGGGCAAGCTCCTCTCACTCGCTACCGAGGCGGACAGGACCCTCTTTTTTGATTTCATGCCGGTAGAGCTGGGTAAAATAAAGGACTTCTCGATAAGGTTTCAGCTTTATACCGTTCCCGGCCAGGTGAGGTACAATGCAACGAGAAAACTTGTGCTGAAAGGGGCTGACGGCGTGGTCCTGGTTGCAGACTCTCAAAGAATGATGAGGGAACAGAACAGTGAGAGTCTCGCAAACATGAAAGAAAACCTCCTGGCCAACAACCTTAACCCCGAGGAAATCCCGATTATCTTTCAGTACAACAAAAGGGACCTTGATGATATCATGTCAGTGGATGAGATGAACAGGGAACTCAACCCGAACGGCTTCCCTTATTTTGAGGCCGTTGCAGTAGATGGTCAGGGTGTCAGGGAGACATTTGATACTGCAACAAAACTCATACTCAAGTATATTTCCAGAAAGCACAGGATCGATGTAAAGTTGACAGAGAAGGTTGAAAAACCCTTACCGAAACCCCCGGTAGCTGAGCCTGTAGTTGATCCGCTACTTGAGCCTATAGTTGAACCTGTCGTCGAGCCGCTACTTGAGCCTGCAATTGAACAGCCGGCCTATAATCCTACCCCAAGGCCCGCACCTGCAGAGCCCAGGGGGCCTGATATAACCCTCTTCCTGAAAGATATCACTTCCACCCTGAGTGACCTCAGAGAACAGATCGAGCGGGTGGAGAAGTCCGTAGATAACAGCAGGGATGCACACAAGGAAAAAGTCAGGTATGATCTTGCCGTTCAGAAGTTTGACAAGGCAATGTCGGATATCCGGGGAAAACAGGAGAAACTGATGTCAATGCTGCAGGAAATAAAGGCATCAATTGATAATGCAAAGACAAAGAAGCGGTGGTTCTTCTTCGGTTAA
- a CDS encoding cytochrome c3 family protein — protein sequence MSSHVLRPLWVVIGVVALILVARYLIVPSDFGIQERGFMYGYHRKSNEADWKAFKVKYQTRKYCKDCHSDKYESIMSSKHKIIQCENCHGPAIDHPEDPAKLVVNKSRSLCIRCHAQLLYPRTQRAKIKGINPEEHNVGMECSMCHNPHKPDMEGW from the coding sequence ATGAGTAGTCATGTATTGCGGCCCTTGTGGGTAGTGATAGGTGTTGTTGCACTTATCCTTGTCGCAAGATACCTTATTGTTCCGTCGGATTTTGGAATTCAGGAAAGAGGGTTCATGTACGGCTATCATCGAAAGAGCAATGAGGCTGACTGGAAGGCGTTCAAGGTAAAGTATCAGACGAGAAAGTACTGTAAGGATTGCCATTCAGACAAGTATGAATCCATCATGTCTTCAAAGCATAAAATAATTCAGTGCGAAAACTGTCATGGGCCTGCTATTGACCACCCTGAAGATCCCGCAAAGCTCGTTGTCAACAAAAGCAGGTCGCTCTGTATCAGGTGCCATGCCCAGCTCCTTTATCCACGGACCCAGAGGGCAAAGATCAAAGGCATCAATCCGGAAGAACATAATGTGGGGATGGAGTGCAGTATGTGTCATAACCCGCATAAACCAGATATGGAGGGTTGGTAA
- the nrfD gene encoding NrfD/PsrC family molybdoenzyme membrane anchor subunit: MTEAWTYPEALWTVKDLFVYPNEYIYWSIQIVMYPLMTGLVAGAFVLSSLYHVFGLEDLKDMAKFSLVFSFALLIVAPMPLMFHLQQPLRGMEVFFTPHFTSAISAFGIVFFSYSIIVVTEIWFVYRKFFVEQSIALKGKEGIGNSLKQLLYSVLTLGAYDIGEKALHKDKKAIKILAGIGIPVACFLHGYAGFIFGSVKANALWMTPLMPVIFIMSAIVSGIALCMLTYIVIMEWKKFRIKTSRKSWEVTAADVGGAEIDLIKNTAKYLVGFMIAAITLEILDLVFRGYTAVKSWEILRSVIYGKDFVDIFILQYGFGNLLPFLMLVIPGLTIRRTAFALALVIFGVFMMRWNVVIGGQAFSLSFAGYMHYNIPFIPDTLDAYKEGFFGALTIGLMPFGLFWVINKFIPSLKYHK; encoded by the coding sequence ATGACGGAAGCATGGACGTACCCGGAAGCTTTATGGACGGTCAAAGATCTCTTTGTCTATCCGAATGAGTATATTTACTGGAGCATCCAGATAGTGATGTACCCATTGATGACAGGGCTGGTCGCAGGCGCCTTTGTCCTTTCGTCCCTCTACCATGTCTTTGGACTGGAAGACCTTAAGGATATGGCCAAGTTCTCCCTTGTCTTCTCTTTTGCCCTGCTTATAGTAGCACCCATGCCGTTGATGTTTCATCTGCAGCAGCCGTTAAGGGGTATGGAGGTCTTCTTTACCCCCCATTTCACCTCTGCAATCTCCGCCTTCGGCATAGTCTTCTTCTCATACTCAATAATTGTGGTTACCGAGATATGGTTTGTCTACAGGAAATTTTTTGTTGAGCAGTCCATTGCCTTAAAGGGTAAGGAGGGCATCGGTAACAGTCTTAAGCAGTTGTTGTATTCGGTCCTTACACTCGGGGCTTATGATATCGGTGAAAAGGCATTGCATAAGGACAAGAAGGCAATAAAGATACTTGCAGGCATCGGTATACCCGTTGCCTGCTTTCTGCACGGTTATGCAGGCTTCATATTCGGCTCAGTCAAGGCGAACGCGCTATGGATGACACCGCTTATGCCCGTAATATTTATCATGTCGGCCATTGTTTCCGGTATCGCCCTCTGTATGTTGACCTATATAGTGATAATGGAGTGGAAGAAGTTCAGGATCAAGACCTCCAGGAAATCCTGGGAGGTTACGGCTGCGGATGTTGGCGGGGCAGAGATCGATCTTATCAAAAATACCGCAAAGTACCTCGTCGGCTTTATGATAGCTGCAATAACCCTGGAGATTCTTGACCTTGTATTCAGGGGATATACGGCAGTGAAGTCCTGGGAGATACTCCGCTCCGTTATATACGGGAAGGATTTTGTTGATATTTTTATCCTCCAGTATGGCTTCGGTAACCTTCTTCCTTTTCTTATGCTCGTGATACCCGGACTCACGATAAGGAGGACAGCGTTTGCCCTCGCGCTGGTTATCTTCGGGGTATTTATGATGAGGTGGAATGTTGTAATCGGCGGACAGGCCTTTTCTCTCTCCTTTGCCGGATATATGCATTACAACATACCTTTTATTCCCGATACCCTCGATGCCTATAAAGAGGGGTTTTTTGGCGCACTTACCATCGGCCTGATGCCCTTTGGCCTCTTCTGGGTTATTAATAAATTTATCCCATCGCTGAAGTATCATAAATAA
- a CDS encoding sensor domain-containing diguanylate cyclase: MPKILVIAPPSKDPTPILHDCGFNDLTLKKELPVKQDSPDFPPDIIILNEGLTTRKGLQQLDKAFPSVPKVVLSAKKNRRLSFIKDRPLSDLLINPECKELIDSIKRLEYERGLITENLYLKKEGATLSRLTDLFDEISRILKGSDELDDVLSRIMNRIKSEVGARGWAILLRDDKRNELYVMQASAKKSKRSRNCRLKVGEGIAGWVVEKGKPVIVNDVSEDKRFLSGIDGYPGVNTRSVMTVPIGDRDGVLGVIEMINKRSPGGFTSDDIRLVTKLSGLVATAINLITVHQKMAELAITDDLTKLFNSRYLQRTLDMEIERCKRYKTSISLIFMDIDYFKHINDRHGHLVGSKVLVEVGQFLLKKLRSVDIVARYGGDEFVIVLPQTFPRYAAQIAERLRKTIAATVFLKKEGYSIRLTASFGVASYPETANSKEDLMRLADEAMYKVKYQTRNGVYAII; this comes from the coding sequence ATGCCTAAAATACTTGTTATAGCTCCCCCCTCCAAGGATCCAACCCCTATATTACATGATTGCGGCTTTAATGATTTGACCCTGAAAAAGGAACTTCCGGTAAAACAGGACAGCCCTGACTTTCCCCCGGATATTATTATTCTTAACGAAGGTCTCACAACCAGAAAGGGTCTTCAGCAGCTGGATAAGGCATTTCCCTCGGTACCCAAGGTTGTCCTGTCAGCTAAAAAAAACAGGAGACTCTCCTTTATTAAGGACAGACCCCTCTCCGATTTATTAATAAATCCTGAATGCAAAGAGCTTATAGACTCAATAAAAAGACTGGAATATGAGAGAGGGCTGATTACAGAGAACCTGTATCTGAAAAAGGAAGGCGCTACCCTTTCCAGATTGACGGATCTTTTTGATGAGATAAGCCGTATACTGAAGGGCTCGGATGAACTGGATGATGTCCTTTCAAGGATAATGAACAGGATAAAATCCGAGGTAGGGGCAAGGGGCTGGGCAATACTGTTAAGGGATGACAAGAGGAACGAATTATACGTTATGCAGGCCTCTGCTAAAAAGAGCAAACGGTCGAGAAACTGCAGGCTGAAGGTCGGTGAGGGTATTGCAGGATGGGTTGTTGAAAAAGGAAAGCCCGTGATTGTTAATGATGTTAGCGAGGACAAGCGGTTTCTTTCAGGAATTGACGGGTATCCCGGAGTTAATACAAGGTCTGTCATGACGGTTCCAATCGGAGACAGGGACGGGGTCCTTGGCGTAATTGAGATGATAAACAAGAGAAGCCCGGGGGGCTTTACCAGTGATGACATCAGACTTGTGACAAAACTCTCCGGTCTTGTCGCCACAGCAATCAACCTGATAACCGTTCATCAGAAGATGGCAGAGCTCGCCATAACCGATGACCTCACAAAGCTCTTTAATTCAAGATATCTTCAGAGGACCCTCGACATGGAGATTGAACGGTGTAAACGTTATAAAACCTCCATCTCTCTTATCTTTATGGACATTGATTATTTCAAGCATATCAATGACAGGCACGGTCACCTTGTTGGCAGCAAGGTACTGGTTGAAGTTGGACAGTTCCTGCTGAAAAAGCTCCGGTCAGTGGATATTGTAGCCCGTTACGGAGGCGATGAGTTCGTTATAGTCCTGCCGCAGACATTCCCCAGATACGCAGCCCAGATAGCTGAACGGCTCAGAAAGACGATTGCAGCTACAGTCTTTTTGAAGAAGGAGGGATACAGTATCAGGCTGACCGCAAGTTTTGGTGTTGCTTCGTATCCGGAAACTGCAAATTCAAAGGAAGACCTCATGCGGCTTGCCGATGAGGCTATGTATAAGGTAAAGTACCAGACAAGAAATGGTGTTTATGCTATAATCTAA
- the hemL gene encoding glutamate-1-semialdehyde 2,1-aminomutase: MKKLNKSKKLFKKAQNFIPGGVNSPVRAFKAVGGSPLFIASAKGSKIRDVDGNVYIDYVLSWGPMILGHAHPAVVRALKAAVELGTSYGAPTALEIKLAEMVLKAYPSMDKVRMVNSGTEATMSVIRVARGVTGRDKVVKFEGCYHGHADGLLVKAGSGAATFGVPDSPGVPGSYARNTLTVPFNDLKTVKGVIEKDWKNIACVIIEPVVGNMGCVLPKKGFLEGLRRLTKKFGIVLIFDEVMTGFRVSYGGAQEYYGIKPDMTCLGKVIGGGLPVGAYGGRAEIMSEVAPVGPVYQAGTLSGNPLAMTAGIETLKALSKKGVYERLEEKARALEEGLRDASMRAGVKTRFYRAGTMFCTYFTDRNVHDYSTAKLSDTESFARFFRGMLKRGVNIAPSQFEAGFISLAHSGRDIDKTIGAAYEAMKDI; this comes from the coding sequence ATGAAGAAATTAAACAAATCAAAAAAACTCTTCAAAAAAGCACAAAATTTTATCCCCGGCGGCGTCAATAGTCCTGTCAGGGCATTTAAGGCTGTTGGGGGCAGTCCACTCTTCATAGCTTCAGCAAAGGGATCAAAGATCCGTGATGTGGATGGTAACGTATATATAGATTACGTGCTCTCCTGGGGTCCGATGATACTTGGTCATGCTCACCCCGCAGTGGTCAGGGCATTAAAGGCAGCAGTAGAGCTGGGAACAAGTTACGGAGCGCCAACGGCCCTTGAGATAAAACTCGCAGAGATGGTTCTAAAGGCATATCCCTCTATGGATAAAGTAAGGATGGTAAATTCGGGCACCGAGGCAACAATGAGTGTAATCAGGGTAGCCAGGGGGGTTACGGGAAGGGACAAGGTTGTCAAGTTTGAGGGATGTTATCACGGCCATGCCGACGGTCTTCTGGTAAAGGCAGGCTCTGGTGCAGCCACCTTTGGTGTTCCGGACAGTCCGGGGGTTCCGGGGTCTTATGCAAGGAATACCCTGACAGTACCCTTTAATGATCTTAAGACTGTAAAAGGTGTTATTGAGAAGGACTGGAAGAATATAGCCTGTGTAATTATTGAGCCCGTGGTTGGCAATATGGGATGCGTCCTTCCGAAAAAGGGTTTTCTTGAAGGTTTAAGGAGGCTTACAAAAAAATTCGGGATTGTTCTTATCTTTGATGAGGTCATGACGGGATTCAGGGTCTCCTATGGAGGGGCCCAGGAATACTATGGCATAAAGCCTGATATGACGTGTCTTGGCAAGGTGATAGGCGGCGGTCTGCCTGTAGGCGCCTATGGGGGCAGGGCAGAGATTATGTCAGAGGTTGCACCAGTTGGACCCGTGTATCAGGCAGGCACTCTTTCAGGCAATCCCCTTGCCATGACCGCGGGTATAGAGACACTGAAGGCCCTCTCTAAAAAAGGGGTGTATGAGAGGCTGGAGGAAAAGGCCCGGGCATTGGAGGAAGGTCTTAGGGATGCCTCAATGCGGGCAGGAGTAAAGACCAGATTTTACAGGGCTGGAACCATGTTCTGTACGTATTTTACAGACAGGAATGTCCATGATTACAGTACTGCAAAACTATCTGATACTGAAAGTTTTGCAAGGTTCTTCAGGGGGATGTTGAAAAGGGGGGTGAATATTGCTCCGAGCCAGTTTGAGGCAGGGTTTATCTCACTTGCACATTCCGGCCGGGATATTGACAAGACTATAGGGGCTGCGTACGAGGCGATGAAAGATATATAG
- a CDS encoding 4Fe-4S dicluster domain-containing protein — protein sequence MSRRDFLMSTLKVAVASALPLSAFKFLSPAEAKAAVEAANVRWGFIVDTYKCVGCGFCVKACKIENEIPYDAPVTRTWVERYLILKDGRMIADTPLGGRDGFTELKIQDEVVEPKEVAKAYFVPKLCNQCENPPCVQVCPVGATYQTADGVVLIDRTWCIGCGYCIMACPYGVRFFHPVYKVAEKCTFCYHRIHKGMKTACVDACPFGARQIGNLKDPNDPVTKIIMTERVAILKDEYGTKPQVYYIGLDENVR from the coding sequence ATATCGCGAAGAGACTTTTTAATGTCCACACTCAAAGTTGCAGTGGCATCGGCACTTCCGCTGAGTGCCTTCAAGTTTCTGAGCCCTGCTGAGGCAAAGGCCGCTGTTGAGGCTGCCAACGTCAGATGGGGGTTCATTGTTGACACATACAAGTGTGTTGGCTGCGGGTTCTGTGTGAAGGCATGCAAGATAGAGAACGAAATCCCCTATGATGCACCTGTCACCAGAACCTGGGTTGAGAGATACCTGATCCTCAAAGACGGGCGGATGATTGCGGATACGCCCCTGGGGGGAAGGGATGGTTTTACCGAACTGAAGATACAGGACGAGGTAGTAGAGCCGAAAGAGGTTGCCAAGGCCTACTTTGTTCCAAAGCTCTGCAACCAGTGTGAAAACCCGCCCTGCGTTCAGGTATGTCCTGTAGGGGCAACCTATCAGACAGCAGACGGGGTTGTGCTTATCGACAGGACGTGGTGTATTGGATGTGGATACTGTATTATGGCATGCCCTTATGGCGTGAGGTTTTTCCATCCTGTATACAAGGTTGCAGAAAAGTGCACTTTCTGTTATCACCGTATCCATAAAGGCATGAAGACAGCCTGTGTGGATGCATGTCCGTTTGGTGCAAGGCAGATAGGCAATCTGAAGGACCCGAATGATCCTGTTACAAAGATAATCATGACGGAAAGGGTTGCTATTTTAAAAGATGAATACGGAACCAAACCCCAGGTTTATTACATTGGCCTGGATGAAAATGTGAGGTGA
- a CDS encoding cytochrome c3 family protein has translation MKWLSWVKESLTLKGKIIIAVLLLVIIIGGGVVAFKFYDFTQNNPKFCISCHLMKPAYDAWKKSEHTGINCHECHHLTIPEQNRLLITFVLRRPKSVPPRHGKIIVPWKYCIECHWEKDKKYPDAKKINDSRMHAKHYFMEKIECSKCHGYEVHKFTPEERFCLRCHQGKEVHGIGMEGLACLNCHTDRTVDLRPGRKKCLFCHGNEQVRKELIADDTIDVQFFQPGKAMIKKADKINVPKDAPMQFFCYKCHKPHAKIMPVYGTCLNCHPRILNVGRHKLHIQTMGLECKTCHLPHSWRVTKEQAKTTCTKCHEYRDPLTFIGPEG, from the coding sequence ATGAAGTGGTTGAGTTGGGTAAAAGAAAGCCTCACTTTAAAGGGAAAGATAATTATTGCTGTGCTGCTCCTTGTAATAATTATCGGTGGTGGTGTAGTAGCCTTCAAGTTTTATGATTTCACCCAGAACAACCCGAAGTTCTGCATCAGCTGTCATCTAATGAAACCTGCCTATGATGCCTGGAAGAAGAGTGAACATACCGGAATCAACTGTCATGAGTGTCATCACCTTACCATTCCCGAGCAGAACAGACTCCTGATTACTTTTGTCCTCCGCAGGCCCAAGAGTGTCCCGCCAAGACACGGCAAGATAATAGTCCCCTGGAAGTATTGCATTGAATGTCATTGGGAGAAAGACAAGAAGTATCCAGATGCCAAAAAGATAAACGACTCCAGGATGCATGCAAAGCATTACTTTATGGAAAAGATAGAGTGCTCCAAGTGTCATGGGTATGAAGTGCACAAGTTTACACCGGAGGAGAGATTCTGTCTCCGGTGCCATCAGGGCAAGGAGGTGCATGGTATTGGAATGGAGGGTCTTGCATGTCTGAACTGCCACACAGACAGGACAGTAGACCTGAGACCAGGGCGAAAGAAGTGTCTTTTCTGTCACGGTAACGAACAGGTAAGAAAAGAACTGATAGCAGATGACACAATTGACGTCCAATTCTTTCAGCCTGGTAAAGCAATGATCAAAAAGGCTGACAAGATTAATGTTCCCAAGGATGCACCAATGCAGTTCTTCTGTTACAAGTGCCATAAGCCTCACGCAAAGATAATGCCGGTTTACGGGACATGCCTGAACTGTCATCCCCGGATACTGAATGTGGGCAGACACAAGTTGCATATCCAGACAATGGGGCTTGAATGTAAAACCTGTCATTTGCCGCATTCTTGGAGGGTAACAAAGGAGCAGGCAAAAACTACCTGTACTAAATGCCATGAATACAGGGATCCGCTTACTTTTATTGGCCCTGAGGGCTGA
- a CDS encoding AtpZ/AtpI family protein — protein MEKNSKKELWRQLLDASAIPLNLVAATFVGFAIGYGLDKLFGTSPYLTIIFFILGIIAGFRELFRYARRMEREDDKKDK, from the coding sequence ATGGAAAAAAACAGTAAAAAGGAACTCTGGCGGCAGCTCCTGGATGCAAGTGCAATCCCGTTGAATCTCGTGGCTGCCACATTTGTGGGTTTTGCCATTGGTTATGGTCTTGATAAATTATTCGGAACCTCTCCCTATCTCACGATAATTTTTTTCATCCTGGGTATCATTGCAGGGTTCAGGGAGCTGTTCAGATACGCAAGGAGAATGGAACGTGAAGATGATAAAAAGGATAAATAG